In Entelurus aequoreus isolate RoL-2023_Sb linkage group LG12, RoL_Eaeq_v1.1, whole genome shotgun sequence, the DNA window CCTCTCGGTAGCTAGACGCTGACACAGGAAGTCAAATTTATTGCTTATATGGAAAAACAAACTTAAATATGACGATTATTTAATGGTCTAATTATAAAGCTAGGCTGTTGTGGTCATTATCATTGTCTCAGCTGGTAAAGACGAGGTTATTACTTATGTACGCCAATATTTTCTTCTTCAAGTGTAATGGATATTTCATATATGCAGGCGCTGACCTTCATCCGCAAATCAATAGCATCATTTGCCACAAGGGAGAGCTTAGTATTGATTTTTATTGTCGACAAATACACACTTTTACACTTTCAGCCATGCTTTATTGCAAAATGATGCATATCGCTTCAAGTAGGATACATAAATATTATGTAAGCCATTTTTCATTTTGTCCACATGCCGGATGCTATTATTGTGGAGGCTGGAAATGTGTGATTTGTTCGAGCAGAGGTGTCTTGACCAGACACAACGGTCAAAACAACTCTGCTTGAATTGATCATACACTTCCGGCCtccacaataatagcgctacacGTCACACCTGCTCCAGCTgagctaacaaaataaaaaatgccttgcaagtacattgtgaataaaataTCATGTGCCTGAGCATTAAAGTTGTTGTCATTTTAAACTAAAACATTGCATATGAAGTTAAGGCAGCAGTGTGTTATCTTAGATTAGCAGACAGTCTGGCAAGTTTacttcagtgattctcaaactgtgtacacttgtggtacgcgggctccatctagaggTAGGCGAAAGAATCAATTGAcctaagtacagtgttttattttcctatattgaaacacagtgttactgttcaaactgtgtgtaatgttacagtggcccaaaatattcaatatacttgttaaataaaacctctgtctggtttttaatgaataactaggcctactatgctactgtattttaatgttggtcatgatggtggtacttggagacatGATTTTTTCTGGCGTGGTActgggtgaaaaaagtttgagaacaactGCTTTACTTTATTTGTAACTAACAAAGTTCTATGAAAGAACATTGCATGTttacacaatatctgaaaagaaGTCAGACGTAGCAGAGCTTTTTTAATCCGATAGTTTTTCAACTTCCTTTGTTAACATGTAACCATTTCTTataagcaataataataataatgtgtaatagtCGAGTTAATAGTGTGTAGATAGCATATTgagtaatataaaaataaataaggaaGTAAAAATTGACAGAAAAAGCGTGTCCCAAAACACACCAGTAGCTCTAAAAACATATTTGAAAATGGGTATGTTCAGATTGGACAAAGTGTGTAGAACAAAGGCAACTGTATTGCTAGGCTAGGATAACAGGatgtaaacatttttacattttttaacttcACAGCACAACACACAGAAATGTATATAGTTGCATCGCAAGCAATCATCACAAATAGTCTGACATGCAATTACTGTAATTTTTTGTTTGTCATGTATTTCATGCACTTTCATAGCCAAGGAAAATGTCATTATCATTAAGAGGCTTGTACGACAACCCGTGGAAGCACCGTGTTAGGTTTAAaactgcaggtaaaaaaaaaattattttttgtattaatttgccACAATGCGTTGATGTTGTCTGGGCGCTAGCCTATTGGCCAACAAACACGCCAACGCGATGCCTCCGATTTGGGTGAAGGCCAATCCCAGCACAGTGGCAGCGATGTGGAAGACGTTGTCGTTGACCAAGCTGAAGACTTTCCGGAAGCATCCGTGGGGGTGGATGCCCGCGGCGAGCACTCCTTCGTTATCGTCCGCCGGCAAGGGTCGGTTCCTGCAACCCTTGCGCCTCATGCAGCAGCTGTCTGGCAAGGACCCCAGGGTTCCGTTCTCAGTGGGTAGGAAGGTCATGTGTTGAAACGCCCAGTCCGAAGTGAGCCAATCGCGCCAACCTTCAGCGCCACAGCACTCTAGCGTTCGCTGTAGGCTGTCTAGCGCATCGGCACGGCCCTCGTCCTCAGTGTACCCGGCCACCGCTCGCTGTAGGCCGCTCCGAAATCCTCCGGCGATGTCTTCCCGATAGAAGAGCCCACTGAGTCCGGCGGCCAATCCTGCGATGAGCGCGGCCAGCTGAAAGAAGCCGTAAGCCCGCAGCAAATAGGGAAGGTTGGCCGCCACCCCGAGACAACCCAGAAAGCCCCAGACGGTCACAGCGGCCCCTGTGGTCAGGAGGATGATGGGTGCGTTGGGGTAGCGGTTGGCACTCAGCAGCATGAAGTCGGCCAATGAGATTTGGGCCCACACCCCCAGGGTGAAGAGGGCCAAACCGGCCGCCCAAAAGAGGCAGCTGAAGGCGAGGAGTCCGAGGCGGAGGAGGTGCATGACACCCACCGGGCGGCAGCAAGGTGCGGTGGTGCCCACAGTTGGAGGCGCAGGGATGACCAGGGATGCCTCAGGGGGCAAGGAGAGACGCCGACGCTGCAGGTCCTCTTGCTCTCGATAGGGGGGCAGCAGATAGCCAGGGATGGCGGAGGCACGGCGAGGATAGGGAGGCGGTGTGAGGAGATTGACGCTCCTTGGAGAGGACAGTCTGCGCGCAGTTAGCTGCTCATGGTTCCAGTCCAGAACGTGTCTGTTGGGGCTCGGCCGGGCTGAGTGAGACTCACAACGCAGTGGAGAGCTCATGACGCCGCCTTGGGCTTTATCTACTCCCCTCTCTTAATTTGACACACTCCCTCCTTCCTCTATCAGTCCTCATCCCCCCTTCTTCTTTATTACCCGTTATTAATTCGCCACCTGCACATCCAACGCCGGCTGGACCGTAAATCCTGATGATGGTGCTCGTGATGTCGCTGCTGTTATCTGCATCCACAGCCGCCTGCCGCCCGCCGTATTTGTCGGTTTGGTTTGGACGTCTTTTCCAACTCAACGCTTGCAAATTCCTTACGGCAACCAAACAAAGCACAGGTGGCCGTGGTGTCCGGATGAGGAAGGATGAGCGGGGCTCGCTCGTGCACACCCCCTCCCGGCGCGGCGGATttctaatctggctgtgagcgATAAATGtcaccgtaaaaaaaaaagtctataaataaacgttaaaaaaaagtCTATAAATAAACGCCGTTTTGGCATATTAACAAGTAAGAGGCGGCAGGAAATACTTGCACTCATCCAGATATTCGGTTAGGTCTCCCAAAATCACATATGGTAGAAAAAATGGATACccccaatcaatgttccctctaatttttcatgtgtgtgagcaaacgtacaaactccctgagcattcagtggagcacatgtgagcaacatcagacgtgcacactgtggccacaccagcgtcacacctgtcccaaacctgacatcataacaatttaaatgttttattaaaattattttctgatataagtgattttgccctcttacaatgacaataacaaaaaaacatgtttttcatgacctacgtcaggggtcaccaacgcggtgcccgcgggcaccaggtagcccgtaaggaccagatgagtagcccgctggcctgttctgaaaataactcaaatagcagcacttaccagtgagctgcctctattttttaaattgtatttatttactagcaagctggtctcgctttgctcgacatttttaattctaagagagacaaaactcaaatagaatttgaaaatccaagaaaatattttaaagacttgggtcttcactaactgacaaagaaacagataacagatttggtgtccagttcaaagtgtgacatgatttatttaaaaatttgagagttgacttttgtattttacatgagttattatttgtacaaacatgttgcaaagtaatgatttgttaaaaaaatgttagtggctagctagttaaaatgggatattgtgatttcacaagactgtcttagaagtgatcatttgaaaatgttcaatttgaaaaatgtgcacttagagaaaatataaaaataaagtgttgcatattgatatttatctgtttctatatatattaattgtgaggaatcattaagatgatcagtgtttccacaaagataaatataactaattattaataataacatagagttaaaggtaaattgagcaaattggctatttctggcaatttatttaagtgcgtatcaagctggtagcccttcgcattaatcagtacccaagaagtagctcttggtttcaaaaaggttggtgacccctgacctacgtgctagtattgtatgtctggctgcgggtcctgcctttaaaagaaatgttacccctttcagagattacatttagttcctgtaactttcagtctgtaaaatacatctttttattagcatttatgaaatctagtgacaacatttcatgaataatatccttagattaacatccttaataaatggcagtaaaataagcacacatctgattgaggagtcagagtgttacaacctggcatttacacattgtgtggcgttggggttgtccaactttttgtgtggccataaacgcagcactggctaagtgccaagggtgtgtgtgttggtgcaggtgagacagagcgagcggcttctgttgatatgatggatgacaaagttggtttaagcctggtttgtatggcagaaaatgaccagtttttctatataaaagttttttactcatgttttaggtgtggtttttgctcaataaagtgaaaaatggaattcctgtccgtaaagtgtctcgacaaaCGATAATtaaactgtgttgacaaagatggttttattcattggggccactcttgttgtcacctgtcactcacagagttgcattgcaaaatcatacagaataaattgtaatgtgtttatttcgtttagagttcagatgggatttttgattttctgcgcggcatcaacctgctgtgcgcagaggacgcgtgagcagtgcgcaattgcgcaggcgcgcaccttagagggagcgTTGCCCCCAATAAAGTTATAACCATTAAACTGTTTTGTTTCTGAGCGGAAAACAACGGTATAATGAAGCAAATAATTTTCTTGAGAATCAGgatggatttgaaaaaaaaaacctcaccacCATGTTGGTACTTCTCCTTTAGGTAGAGGACAAGATGAAGGAATTCATCCACAAACACCAGAGGCCTGAGAAGGAAATAACATTCTTCATAATAATTCATATCAGCTGCCTTTTATGTGCACTCTTGATAACAGCACAAATGTCCTACCTGATTTAAGAGCCTCTTCCCCTGCAGCAGCTGgcagaaaataacaagttagcggAATGTGCTGAGAAAAGAGGCCTGAAACATAAAAGGGTGGCGGGGAGGAAATTTACAAAATATCGCATTTTCTAAATTTTACACTTGTTAGCACAATCATGACAACTTGGATGTTCCTTTAGCAAGTTAGCATTTACTACACAAGTgtaaaaaacacaaatacaaatcaaatcaaatcaactttatttataaaaacaagattttaggtATATGCTAAGAAAGTAAGTGAATATGTCAGCAGttgtttttggttaaaaaaaatgcacataataaatctattaaatggTCAGACAAGACTCCTGTTACAAGTTGAACAGAATGCTATGTTTTTACATGATCAAACTAGTCTCAGgatatgttcacactgcagggtatgaTGCCTAATTTTGATTTTTGGTTCAATCTGATGAGGTCACACACACTGCAGCGCGTTTGCAATAGTAAACAAGGCTCAAATTGGTGCCGGTGTGCAATTGGAGTCAACATTTTCATAACTAAATTTTTTCGcaaagattaagaaggaagaagGCAAGAATTTGGGCTTTTGCAGTATATGGGGTCACTTGCTTCGACGTCTGTCCTGGGCAGTGTGGGTGAGCAGTCAAAGGCAAAAGTGTTGGGACATCGATGTGAGttctaaaacattttattttttgcttgttttctgctcATTCGTCCACTAGTTCTATTTTGGTGGAGAATTATGACGtgtgtcgctttttgatgacgtatgAGTCGGATGATAGCGACTCGATCGTTCAGATTGCAGTTGTATCAGATAAGTATCTGCTCTGTTTGATCCACATACAAAAGAGACCTGAGTCAGACTTGAAAAAAGTTGAATTTAACTTTTTACtcgggctgcacgattttgagaaaaaaagaaattgcgatttttctctccaaaattgcaatTGCGATTCTATTTGAAAATTGTAAATTTCATTCATAAAAATTCATAAAACTACGGAAATAACGAGTGATGGAAAACGTGTGACTTTTAGACTGTCaagcaacatattcttgtctcaaggtgccgcacattagaacaatatgcaataatgtaCTTCAAAAAATATTTAGGTTGATgcactcagagcttttgtctacatcatgccctttaactgaagaaataatccacaaaaacTATACAgtttttataatgtaatgtaatcataatattatattattaatgcaGATATTCATTTAAAAAGATATCAACTTTTATTTCTCATAACTGTAGAATTCTTTACCATTGTATTGTAATGGGAAGGTAAATACATTTCTTatcctaaatttaaaaaaacaaacaaagaaaagtGGACTGATTTCCCGTAAGCAAAAATTTAACCTAGTAGGAAAAATGAGGTCGGACGTTGCCTTTTTGTTTATTGCTATCACGTGATCATGGCATTTTTGCTCGTTCGtccatgttgatgggctcatatcacCCAtctgatttgaagctgaaatattctcACAACGAAACATTTGGCtttataatcttatttttttcctcctaatttgtgTTACTTCACGGAACTTCTCACTGGCGCCTGGCAAGGCtctctgtactgtgtgtgtgtgtgttggcggcAGCGACCCGCTCTAGTCTCTGGCTccgccgagacaaagattgtgaatgagtgAAAAGAGGGGTCACTCTGTACAGTTGATTCCACTGTTAAACAAATGTGCTCAGGAGCTAAGAGCGATGCACAAAGCAAGACGACTTTCTTCCTTTTTGAAGCGAGAGACAAACAAACCCGAGGCTCAgcaattctgattggcgaacatgtctgtcaccCAAAAGCTGGCGACggcggatgaaaaaaaaaaacctcagtcTCTTGCGATTATTTACCGCACttattaaaacctcaatgtcgaaTCGATTtcaattaatcgtgcagccctacttttcacattgacatgaaaaaaaaattgtaattgacctgcagtgtgaacaaagcCTGAGCATTGATTGAGTATGTTCTCATTCAGCTGTTAGTTCTTCGCCGTGCGTCTCCATGTGTTTATTGAGTTTGGCTTTGGACGAGAAGCTCTTCTTACACGTCCCGCACTTTGGCCTCAGCCGCTTCATACCCGCGTGGCTGCGCTTGTGCCACGCCAGCTCCGACGAGCTCTTGAACTTGAGCGGGCAGGTGCCGCAGGCGTACGGCTTCTCGCCCGTGTGGACGCGTTGATGCAGCTGAGCCTCGCTGAGGGTGAGGAAGGTCTTGTCGCAGTAGCTGCAAGGAAAGGGTCTCTCTCCCGTGTGCATGAGGTGGTGTCGGGTCAGTGCGTAGGGTTTGGCGAAGCCCTTGCCGCAGTAGGTGCAGGGGTATGGGCGGATGCCGGTGTGCGAGACCATGTGCTCCTGCTGGGTCTTCTTGCTCTTGAAGCGTTTGCCGCATTGCAAGCAGGCGTAGGGCTTGTCCTCCACGTGCGACCTGTGATGTTTGGAGAGCTCCCCTTGGGACAAGAAGGCCTTCCCGCACTGGGAACACAGGAAGGGCTTCTCCCCCGTGTGCATCCTCTCATGTCGGGTCAGCACGGATGCCAGGGTGAACCTCTTGGAGCAGTGCGAGCACGGGAACGGCCGCTCGCCCGTGTGGATACGGAGGTGCTTCACCAGCATGAAGTGCAGCGAGAACTGTTTGCCGCACTGGCCGCACTTGTGAGGACGCTCCCCCGTGTGTGTGGACAGGTGCCTCTTTACGTCCGACCGCCGCGTGTATGTCTTCTCGCAGTGCGGGCACTTGAAATGGTGCTTGACCAGATGCGTCTGCCGGTGTAGAGAGCGCGCCAGAAGCGAGTCGAACCACTCGCCACACTGCGGGCAGACGTAGCGCTTGGGGGCCACGTGTGACGTCCTGTGCTCCAGAAGCTCGGCGGTGGAGGCGAAGCTGCGGCTGCAGATGGAGCAGATGTGCGGAAGGCGGCTCTCGCCTGAATGGCACCTCTTGTGGTGGGCGGTCAGCGCGCGCAGGTTGGCGAAGGTGGTGCGGCACGGCGGGCAGGTGAAGGAGACCGCGGCGGCGTGCGACTTGCTCTGGTGCTTGGCCAGATCCCACGAGTGCTGGAAGGTGCGGTCGCACTGCGAGCAGCGGAAGGGCCGCTCGCCCGTGTGGGTGA includes these proteins:
- the LOC133662693 gene encoding tetraspanin-7-like codes for the protein MSSPLRCESHSARPSPNRHVLDWNHEQLTARRLSSPRSVNLLTPPPYPRRASAIPGYLLPPYREQEDLQRRRLSLPPEASLVIPAPPTVGTTAPCCRPVGVMHLLRLGLLAFSCLFWAAGLALFTLGVWAQISLADFMLLSANRYPNAPIILLTTGAAVTVWGFLGCLGVAANLPYLLRAYGFFQLAALIAGLAAGLSGLFYREDIAGGFRSGLQRAVAGYTEDEGRADALDSLQRTLECCGAEGWRDWLTSDWAFQHMTFLPTENGTLGSLPDSCCMRRKGCRNRPLPADDNEGVLAAGIHPHGCFRKVFSLVNDNVFHIAATVLGLAFTQIGGIALACLLANRLAPRQHQRIVAN